The Cryptomeria japonica chromosome 6, Sugi_1.0, whole genome shotgun sequence genomic interval cacaataataaatataaaattaaactaCATTTTCACAATTAAATTATAATAGTGAAATTATCATTCACATATCAACTTTCATTTTCTTATGGGTGCTTTTGATGGAATGCCTTAAAACACTCATAGATCAACAAGTGGCACACTCTTGTTATAAATTTGGCTCGTGACATAATAACTTACCCATCCATTCCACATTTATTTATACCTATTTCCATACATTCAACCTCACATCATCCCTATTTACACTTATTTTGACACATttaccattattagccattacttGCACCATATTCACACCCATCTCCATACATTAGACCCCTAACTTGAAAAGCACTTTCTTGTCTTGGATAAATCCTAAGTGGAATGGGATTAACCccaaaaataaatttataatttcaaATTCCAAACCTCTTGCCCTTTTTCACTAGTATTGTGAGTCAATTTGGTGCATGTTTGCATGACTATTTGCCTTGTTTTGGTATTTAAAGACTTTCAATTGTGAACTTAATTCATATGGAATAATAAGATATCCAAAGAAGAAAATCAAGAGAAGGTGGCTCGTATCCATTCTAGGGGCATTTCAATTTGGAGCTTATAATGACTCTTAGTTTGCATAAGAATTAGAAGTTTGTGCATTATATTTGCAATAAGTTATTCAAATTTGTAAAGTCAACCTGAAAGAGGGTTAATCTAGAAGAACTAGACCCTAGCAATCTAACAACTTCTTCAAAGGTATTTTTAAATACTATCATCCTTACACATTAGTAGatatcaaattaaattttaaaagcTTGCTACCTGCTAGGGTAGTCTTGTGAGTTACAAAGTATTTCCATTTAGGAGACCATTCTCGTGGCACTTTTGTTTGATTCCAAGGAGCTTGGCTTTCACTCATAAAGATTTCTAAGATTATTTTGAACTTGAGACATTTAGCAAACTATAAGCATTCATTTTTGTATCTTGACAACTAGATTTTTTGGCACTAGGATTAATTCTCCATCATTATTCCCAAAGCTAATTACCCTATATGTTAGCTCTATTTTCTAAAAGCAACTTTTAAATTTATCAATACAAGTCCtcagttaaatatgaaattttacAAATGAAAAGAAAGCGATTGAATATAAAACCAtgattttcacaaatttctctcaTGTTTAATTTTATGTTGGTAAAAGACAAATAAACCATCTTAATAAATGAGATGTAACTTTAATAGAAATGTTGACCTATGTTCAACATCTACTAGTCCAAACAATCTATAAGACTAAAAGGTAATACAAAATTGTTTTATTACAAACACTTTTCAAAAGAGTAGATAGAATAGTGATACATTCATTGTACAAATATCTATTGCATATAAGTGTTCAAGAAATCAAATGTCGCAAATGAGTTAATTGGGCTATTCTTAAATGACACTTTGTTCAAAGGTCAAAGGTGAATTTAAGCCAATGAAAACATGGTAGTTGTTCACCATTTTTTAATGTAGATAGAAGTATAAAATTCTTATGGATTGTTTGATGATATAATCCAAATAATATTAAATAGAATAGACGGTTAAATAattttgttaaaatatttttttagcATTGAAAACATGGTTGACGCTCCTCCACTCTATGTTCACATTAAAATATGATTTTTTcttcattaaaatatataatattatacacATTTAatcatatattaattaaaatttaaaattatagttattttaaatgttaattaatTACACCAAGAGACATAGGAGTGTATCTGAAAACTCATGATTAAATTTCGCTGAAAAAAAAATCCATAATAGTTCATttcaataaatgaaaaataaataaaagatagatAAATGAGAGGTATTAAAGATATATTTAGAAGTTAGAGGATGGGAACATTAAAATACAGAATTAAACTGACATTTTTTTTccattaaaatatataatctaataggcatttaattaattgaaatttaaaatcatatttattttaaattttaattaataattaattaaagatGATAAATATCCCTAAGTTCTGGATAGACCATACTGTACGAACTTGGGGTCCATTTTTCTAGCGGGACGACTTTTTCTGGAGATAGTTCATACTCGATTGCCTTCTAGAGACGTCTAAAATTAAATAAAGAATCGATTTTGGGGGGAAAGCTCGCGTCTTGGACGAGTGAAATTGGGTTTCTAAGCCTCTCAAAACCCCCTTGCCAAGCCGCTCTGATCAGAATTTCCCCAAATAGATGGGATTTCCGAGTTCTTTCTGATGGAAATTCTCTGCAGATCGACTTCCAGAATGCCCAATTCTGTTCTTCCGAGAGTTAGCAACCTCAGATTAGGTATTGTTGATGTCTGCAATCTTGCTTTTTCCATGGTTATATCCATTTTTTTATTTCAGTAGCTGTTCTGTGCATTAAAAATAAAGGGTATTTGTAGGATTGTGGCGACTGGTTTGAgtttaaaataaaatttcaagatTTTTTCTATAAGGGGAGGATATTTGAGATGTTCTGATTCTTTGTTTAACACAATTTTAGCAAATGTTttctgaaattttaatttttatatcttCTTAGGAGTTTGGAATCTTTAATTGTTTAGGGAATGGAATGAATATCCTTCAATCGTCCTACAAATTTTGTAAAATAGTAAATAAATTTTGTCCGCTGCCATATTTTTTTATTACAGAATCTACCAAAACATTTTCCCTACAGAAACGGAGGAGTATTCTCTGAGCATTTTTATCTACAATCTGAACAATACCTCTGTAAACAAGTAAATTTGACAGTTGAAAGGATCTATCATATCAATTTGGCTTAAAGGATGGCTACTGATTGTTTGGTGTTGAATCATTTGATGATGTTTAAGAAGAATGTTAAAATTTGATGTTTAAGTAGAATCttaaaaaagatattttgagatttcatctcatcatattttcatGCAACAGCCTATGGTGGAGAATTTTGGTTCAGAAGGTCTGAATACATTAATgatttcatttgaatcattttatATTTGAGTAAAATTATTATTTAGTTCTTGGATTCTATTGACCGAAATTATTTGATATTAAAAGTTATCTCATCTTATCTTATTTTTCTGCAAATCTATATTAGAGAATTCTGATTCAAAAACCCTAAATACATTTTGATTGTTAGACCATTGAAACATTTGatgtttttcaaaaaccctaaacacaTTGATAATTTGACCTTTAAATCATTTGATGTTCGAATAGAATGATAAAAAGATATTAAAAACTCTCTAATTTCATCTTATTTTTCTGCAACAGCTAGGGTAGAGAATTCTGGTTCGAAAGCCCTGAATACACGCACTCAGTCTTCGCTTGCAAAGGATCATGGCAGCAGCAGGTTTGGTGAAGTTGCTGGTGGTACAGCAGCAGTTTTTTGCTGCCCCTGTGCTCTGTTGAATTTGGCCGTTCTGGCCTTTGTGAAATTGCCTGCAAGTCTCTCCAAGAAGGCCTGGAGAAAAgcgaaaagaaagagaaacaaagcaGTGCAGGTGCAGGAATTTCATTATCAAGACTCTGACACCGAGGATTCTTCACAGGCTTCTTCTCAGGATGAATTGTTGACCCCCCCACACAAAGTTAATGTTCAGACTTATGTCAGCACTGAGCAATTTTGGGAAGAAGTTGTGGGAAAGAGTTATGTGGGCTTTTGGAGGAATCATTCTTTTGAGGGGTAGAAGCCCAATCTGGGGTTCAGAATTTTCTTGGAGGGAGAATAAAAGTATAAAAGCATAGAGCCCGTAAGGGTTTCTTCTTGccaaaatttgatgatgatgatgacaactcaGAGTGCCTGAATGTTTTGATTGCCTATAACAGAGAATTTGTCTCCCAGTGTTTAGGTTTGTTTTGCATCTGTTTTCCTTGTGATCTTCAAATGGGTTTATTGAAATTAGGATTGAGGATTGTTGATGTTGAAGAAATCACCCGTTCTGTGATCATGTCTGTCACAAGGAATTATCTTTTGGAATGGGTATATAGGATTGAGGATTGGTATCTGGATTTGGCATCTATAGCAGAAGAATGCAGAGCTTTGGATTTGGCATCTCTGGCAGAAGAATACAGAGCTTTGTTTCACCTCTGATCTCTTAAAGTGAGAATATGTAAAGTGGGATAAGTGAGTTTCGAATTGAGAGAATATGCAAATTGCCACAATTGAGTGCAGAATTATGGATAGCTTATTATGAGAGACATATAGGCACAGAATTTTATTTCATGATTCTGTACATAAAAATCAAAATATAGGGAACATAcgtaaaaaacaattaaaattacaaaataaaaaatttagaatataaatataaaattaaagaaGATTACAAATAATGAGATTGAAGATCAATCTGGGGATTGCAAATATGCAATCtatatggtatccatatagtaaaaATTGACTCAATGATAATGATCAATAC includes:
- the LOC131054611 gene encoding uncharacterized protein LOC131054611 yields the protein MEILCRSTSRMPNSVLPRVSNLRLARVENSGSKALNTRTQSSLAKDHGSSRFGEVAGGTAAVFCCPCALLNLAVLAFVKLPASLSKKAWRKAKRKRNKAVQVQEFHYQDSDTEDSSQASSQDELLTPPHKVNVQTYVSTEQFWEEVVGKSYVGFWRNHSFEG